TAATTTTTTGtatgaacacatatcaatatttttattaataaataatacaaactattactatttcattttaaattgttttttagttttgagttatttgtaatgtatacatataaaataaaataaagatttttctaactaatattatattttcttaattagatCTCTTATTTTATTGCATGAATTTGGATTGTTTATGTATATTGAGTTGAATATGTTTCTCTGAAATAAACCacctatatttttaaattagccTAAATGCAGATTACTTCAATATATTTAGTTTGgttcttatttttaaattttatctatattttttgaactttgtataatcatatatatatatatattacttaaaaagaaaatggaaaagCTAAATTTGTGATCAATATAAACTTGCATAATGAAACATGAGTATTAATCTTATAAAAGCTTAGAGGATATAAATATGGGAAATTTGGAAAAAATGAACAACTAATCTATGCTATTGTCCTCTTagtacaaaatcaaattttatcaCTTTTAGACTTTTATTACCCTTCTTGTAActaaaaattcatatcaatatatttacaatgcaaaaatgttaaaaatataaaacaagaaGTAGTCAAGCATGTGCATATATATGAAggatatttttggattttcaggAACTATCCATTGCTGATTACTTCCAACAATGGATGAACAATTTCTCTCGAGTTTATAGCAATGAACCCAAGAAACAGACGAGGCTGGAAGTGTTCAAGAAAAACTTTGCATTCATTGAGAACCTCAATACTAAGGCAATGTAAACTACAATCTAACTTTAGtcaataaatagaaatatattaatttattaaaatgagttttattgTTACAACTCCTTTATTGATCCATGTTTTGAAAATacgattttaatatatttttttacgaaagtgatatacaattttatcaaatataatattctatgttttaaaatatttgtaacataATGATATAATTAATCGTGTTAGTTTTGTATGTTTGTAAAATAGACATGaacttttgaaacaaaattagaAAACGTGGgatatttatattcataaaaaataatttagaaatgttattaatagttttgtttctattaattaaagctgtataattttaaaaatattcaatttaaaattatattagtcttattttcataaaacaaaatattatttaatataaattagaaattatatttattttttacctaATAATTTGGTGCTTTGATTTCATTTATAAGTGGATCTAATATTTAATTAGTGGGCCTAATTCAACTAAAGTCTaaatttggtaaataaatcagcTGAATTTTCAAGGATCAAAGTCGCATTTATCTAATTACCAGACCAAATAGAGGCTTGAACCATGACGATTTTACTAAATAGGCTCTACAGAGCTGGGTTGATAACTTGATATCGATTTATggatattataataaatattcaatggctatatatatattgttagagTTTATTTATCTATATTGAGAATGAAATTGTGatgattcatatatatatatatgacgaTTTTACTAAATAGTAATTTACCAATGTGGAAAGTAGACTTGGTAAAAACCACATTAAGGAGAGTTTTAGGATAGTTGTAGCACATTTTGAGACATAGTACactattattttgaatattttaggataaatatTTTGTTCCTTAACATCGATATATTCATGATGAGATTATTTGCATTGTCTATTAAAGAAAAGCCATTATCCTTTACTCGTGTATCATAAtgttttctctaaaaaatatcTTAGGTTTGATATGTTATCTTTATGCTTGGAATGTAATAaactttagaaataaattaaCGATCTCTAATTTTCAAACGGattaatatatttcatttaCCTTTCACTTCTGTCTTTGATTTATCTTCCAAATTTTAACCGATTGATCAGTCTCATTTGACTTATTCTTTTTGTAAACCATCAATAACATATCTTTTATACATAGTTAAGATACTATTATTATAGCAAATTACAACATAAACTTTGAAATAAGTCTAATATGTAATTTTATAGGAAGTTTACACTTTGTAGACTTCTTTCTGTCAAATGCAAACTTTCAAATGGTAgaattgtaaaataattttcttgatttttttggttttatcatAAGGAATAAATATTAAGTTTACAATTCTTTTAAGTTAATTTTACATTTGATTAAATAAAGATTCTACTTTTGTACTcggattatttttttttatcatgtttggtaaaaacaattttaaattctaaCAGTCACACTGCTTTCATCATATAAACTTATTACTAGGTGATAATCCACGCCCTATGCGGGGTGAGTAACcaaaagagattttttttaatatacagatattagaaatttaaaaattataggcaCAAATATTAAATCTACTGATATATATGGAACGAAattgtgcatatatatataatgtaagcttaagtgtttttttgaaaaagattgTTTTGTGTAGTTGGTTAtgtgtaaattatatatattttatgtaaaaatatataatagtttgcaataatttttattaatttattatgaatttaagacaaaacaaaacataggaaaaataattacttatttcataataaaaattatgactatattattaaaagaaacataagtaatagaaaaataaaatacgaaagaaacaaattataaagaaacaaaaaaaacctgATAAAACCAAGATGCCGCGAAATGGGTCTTCACAACTCCTGATTTGCAATCCTATAGAGAGAAATAACTAAGAATTAATTTACCAAACTAAACATACCTTCTTATAAAAAATCACTAAATGAATTTATATACCACTTTCTGAAAGCATCATTTTCTGGAACATCATTGGGTTCAAAAATAACTTTGAAAAACCCATCAATGTTAGTCACGTGCTTCAATCGACCTtagaatgataaaaaaaaatggcagCAGAATATTTAGGGGGATATCAGctccaacaatttttttattataaattagtaCAATATATTACCTACTTCCCAATTAATTTGCCAAAATTGTAACACACAGAACACAACATTTGCATTTGTAGAATTTTACAAGTCTTGGAAAACATGAGCAAGTGTTCCATAAGTGACACACTTAATGACaaagttacttttttttttttgacagcaagatATTCACAgattcatattgactctgtaaaccaaatcggcaactccgcatccatatgaacgacgaaagacggttgtttcctagcactacgTGCCAATTTATCCGCCCTTAGGTTCTCCGTTCGGGGTACATGGATGACGTCTGAGTTGAGGAAGCTTCTTCGTAaaagcttgatatcttccaggtagctttcaaatgttggccattcttctggttccgaaaccatcttcaccaattgagaacaatccgttgcaaacgcaACCTGAAACTGTCGTaagttcttcatacattccattgcccaaatcaacgCCTCCACCTCCAAGTGAAGAGGTGATAGACacgcccttacattccttgctcctaataaaccatcaaaacccggTAAGGTACTATACCATCATTGTCCCGAAAATAGTTCATTATCTTTCCACGAACCATCTATAAAATACCATCGTCATGTAGTTTCTAATGTAAGTCTGGTCTGTACTTGTCTCTCCCTTCTTTGATCAGTGATTACCTGTGCTTCAGCCCAAAGTGTCGATTCCAGTTATGTTAATCTAAATGTTTCCCTTGGATCAATATTACTAAACACTTTATTGTTCCGACCTTGccatatatatcataatatccATGCGAATTGGTGGTCATCCATCTTTGGAGTAACTTtccaaaagagatgatccatgttacCAAAAAACGAACAAGTAGGAAAAAAATTCGGATTCGATGATATTTTAGATAATGCCCACACTTGACGTGCTGGAGGgcattaaaaaaacacatgattaatTGATTCCTCCGAGTCTCCGCATCGAGCACAACAAATATCCCCTTGTATTCCTCTCCCCCGAAGATTCTTCATTACCGCTATACAACTTGAAAGGAGTTGCCATAAAAAATGCTATAACTTCGGCGGGCACCGCACTTCCCAACAGAAAGCTTTTAACGTATCCACTGTGGGTCCATAAAAATCTGGTGGTTTTTCTTTGTCAGGATAGACCCGTTCTAATTGATACCCTAATTTGACAGAATATTTCCCATTAttagtgaaatgccatccattcaTGTCTTTCATCTGATATCTACTTAatggaatactttcaataatttgtgCATCATGAAGATCCACCAAAGCCTTAATTGCCTCAAAATTCTAAGTTCGGGATTCCAAATTAATGAGGGAATCCACTGTGAGATTCGAGTAACTGTTGTGAagatttttgtttgctggtctcggacgagtggctgggatccaaggatcattccatagcGAAATAGATGAacctgttcccacccttttaattagtcttttacaaaccagagatcaTACTTCTCCAGCCATATGACAGGGAGTAAGATCGGATCGGTTCAAGGGGTGAAGCATTCTAATAGTACCGTCCTTTAAATACTCTAGAGAAAAGAGTGTTTGGCTTCTCAATCAGCCTCCACAGTTGTTTTCCAAGCATCACCGTGTTAAAATCCATAAGATCCTTAAAACCTAAACCACCATTGTCTTTAGGGAGACATAacttatcccatgatttccaatgcatgccTTTTGTGCTccctcctggactccaccaaaattgagcTACTGCACTCGTTAATTTTTTAACCGTGGCTTTTGGTAATCGATAAACAGACATGACATGATTTGGTAGAGTCGTAACCACCGACttaatgatcacctcttttCCACCTTTAGTAAAATATCTAAAAGTCCATCCATTTACCCTATTATTCAAGCGTTCTTGAAATAAAACCCAAACACTTGGACCTTAGATCCCCCAAGGCTTTCGGGTAACCCTAGAtaagatcccattcctcctAAATTCTGAATACCTAGAATATCTCTCAAATCTTGCCGACTGGACTCTTCAATCTTGTGTCCAAATTAAATTGAGaatttctgaaaattaatttattaccCTGAAACAGCTTCGTACTCTTTTAAAATCCTTAGAATAGTTTGACATTCTTCTCTAtttgccttacaaaagaaaaggctatcGTCGGCAAATAATAAATGAGAGATTATCGGACAAGCTCTCGCTATCTTCATACCGGTTAATTGTTTCACCTTCTCCGCCTTCTTGATATTCACAAATATTaaagcctcagtacacataataaataaataaagagacAATGGATCCCCTTGACGTAGACCTCGCTGGGGAATTATAAGGCCTCGCAGCTGGCCGTTGAGGAGGACCCTATATTGAACCGAAGAAATACATTCCACCATTAGAGTGATCCAGCGAGGATCAAACCTCATTTTGTTAAGAAGGGCCTCAATAAAACTCCACTCTATCCTATCATACGCcttgctcatatccgttttaatgGCCATAAACTTATTTTGACATGACTTATTTGTTCTCagaccatgaaacatttcctgcgcTATAAAAATATTATCCGATATTAACCTTCATGCCACAAAAGCCGATTCTGTCTCCGAAATCAATCGGGGAATGCAAATTTTCAGTCGTTGACACAGAACTTTCGATATAATCTTGTAACCCACATTGCATAAACTTATCGGCCGTAGTTCCATCATCCTTGTAGGCCTCTCTACTTTTGGAATCATGCAAATATTCGTAATATTTAACCGTGGATCCAAGTTGCATGTAACCAAGAAATTATTCACCATCTCTACCACGTCCTTCTTAATAATATGCCAGGAATGCTGAAAAAACAGGGCTGTCATTCCATCCGGGCCTGGCGCTTTCTCTGGGTGCATCATGAATAGAGCCTAGCGAATCTCTTCCTATGTTGATGTTCTCAATAGTATCTGATTCATTTGGGGAGAAATAGACGGTATTATCTCATCCAGAAAATTGTCAAAGTCTGTTGGGTTTGTAGTACTGAAAAGTCCATCAAAATAATCCACCGCCACCTTCTCAATCCCATTTTCCTCCGTAATCCAATTATCTAGGTCATCATGGAGTTCCACTATTTTATTACGAATCCTACGCTGCTTTGTTAGAGCATGGTAAAATTTGGTATTGACATCTCCAGAGGAATGCCATATATTTCGATTTTTCTTATGCCAATATTCCTCTTCATCCTTATACGCTACTTGTAACTTTTTGGACACCTCAAGGATGTCCTCTTGTGATCTACTATTATCTGACTGGACCTCCTCAAGTGCATATTgaagatttttaattttgtccTTCCCGTATGGTTGATTATCTTTTCGCCATGATGAAATTTTATGAcgataattattaatttttgtaacaaaatcctTCAGTTGTCTTTCTTGATTTTCTGTCCATCCTGCGGCAGGACAAAGTTACTATAATCTGtgaaaaaattttatttatgaaataatatggtCGTTCTAGATCGGAAACAGAGTTAAAGCCAACCATTTGTTTGTTTGAGAGAATGTTTTGATAATTAAAGCCAACAatatgattttgttattttatatttgatatttttttaaaaaaaaaataaaatgttgtcaacttatattatatttttagaataaaaaataaatataaagcaGTGGTAGttacaaaaaacaattaatattttttaatgttattaaaaaaactctatatcttaaatcctaaaacttttggataaactctaaatctttgGCTAAATCTTAAATTGCTACCATAACCATAACGAATGTTTTTTCTTATCGAGGCACCACACCATTCGTGCCGGCGGTGATAGTGAAGTCGAGAACTTCCGGCACCGTTTGTGCCATTCCCAACTTGTCAACACGTGACGTTGTCTAGCCAAACCTTATCTTTACTTCAGTTGGGTGTATCTTTGGGCCTTCTAGCTTTAATTTTAAATGCAATCATTATTGGGTTTCGTTGGGTTTAAGGCATCACCACATTTGTACTGTCCTCATTGGACGTTTTCTATTAATGGAAAATTGGCcgacaagaaagaaagaaaaacttattaacctattttaaaaattcaattgGGTGATTGATTGTGTGTCCCTCTCTCTTATTCTATTTCTTAAACGCAACACATTGCGTGCCTCCTTCTGAAACCAAATACTTTATTCGATCAACTATGGCTTATCTAGCTCCGATCTCTCCATCCCTAAGCATCTTCAAGAACCCACAACTTACCAGCTTCCACTTCGCTTTTTCCCCACCAAAGCCACTTCTCGCTCGCCCTGGGAATCAGAATCTAAGGATGTCCACGAACAAGACGTCGGTGGTGATTGCAGCTACGACGGCGCCGGCAGCATCAGAGAAGCAGAAAAAGAGATATCCAGGAGAATCAAAAGGGTTTGTGGAGGAGATGAGGTTTGTGGCAATGAAACTTCACACGAAAGAGCAAGCCAAGGAAGGAGAGAAAGAGACCAAATCTCCTGAGGAGCGTCCTGTCGCTAAATGGGAACCCACTGTTGATGGTTACTTGAGGTTTTTGGTTGATAGTAAATTTGTTTATGACACTCTCGAAGAACTTCAAGCCACTTCCCCAACTTGTAAgcctttttttctttaatgttACTTTGGTGATTAATGTTTGAATGATTTGGATCTTAGTTGTGaaaaaatctttatttatttgaCAAAAAGTTATTAACTTAAAATGATGTGGTTTCGGGTTTGAAGGATTAGACTCCTGAATTTCCTAGTATTTAAAAAACTTTGTTTTATTCAAAAGTAagttcttcttttctttcttgtagATGCTGAATTCAAGAACACAGGATTGGAAAGATCAGAGAAATTAGCCATTGATTTGGAGTGGTTCAAGGAACAAGGTTACGAGATTCCAGAACCAACTGCTCCTGGTAAAACATACTCTCAGTATCTGAAGGATTTAGCAGAAAAGGATCCTCAAGCATTCATTTGTCACTTCTACAACATCTACTTTGCCCACAGTGCCGGTGGCCGTATGATTGGGAGAAAGGTAAAAAAACCTTTACTTTATGCGCTTGGAAAGATAAAGATATGAGACATTCTTCTGAAGCTTTTACAAATTTTGACAGGTAGCGGAGAGAATACTCGAAGGTAGAGAACTTGAGTTCTACAAATGGGACGGCGAGCTTTCCCAGTTGCTGCAGAACGTGAGGGAAAAGCTGAACAAAGTTGCCCAGGAGTGGACgagagaagaaaagaatcatTGTCTGGAAGAGACTGATAAATCTTTCAAGTATTCTGGTGAGATACTTCGTCTCATATTGTCCTGATATGATTCTCACTCTCTCTTGAAAATCCTACTCAAGTGTATATTCATTTGTTATATATTGTATCTCTTTttattgtaattattaaactctttgtttctttcatcaaaaaaaaaaaaaaaacttgttgtTTCATTTATGGCTCAAATCGGCTTTGGTATACTGAGCATCAACAGCACCTAGTTAGAACTGATCATAGATATGCATCACTGAGATGTATCATAAAAATTGAATACATATTACAAGGCGAAACAAAATTGACTAACGAAAATGAGCAACTTCTAGGATAAGTGTTTCTGAAAGGACCGGACCCAACTTTTCGCACCGCCAGTATGAGTTTAAACCGACTTCTTCGAACAGATTTAGGCCATTtccaaattttctaaaattagaATTATTTACGTAGTTGAACACTCAAGCTCAAGTTGACTGTCCAAAACGACAAGTTTAACTGTTTTGTCTGAATCATATTGACCTTGTTCAAATCAGCTTGTCCTAGTTCGGCCGATAATATCAACCATTTTGTCTAATTTTCGACAATTGATGTCTAGCCGACCAGCTCAACTGTTTTGTCCGAATCCAACAGCAGTTGTCTAAAAATTCCGCATTGTCTGAATAGCTGTCCGAACTCTTTCGAAATTCACGATCCTAATCTGAAAATAAGACCACTGACCGAGCTTAAATGGCTCAAAAAACAGATCAGATCCTAGCTTTGTTCAGACCATGAGTTCATACAATCCGATCCTAACGGACTTCGATCAACTCCTCTTCCAATTGCAGCCAATCCTTTCTACCTTGCCAGTTTTTTCTAGCATCATCCAGCCTAAAAACTCGACTGAATGGTCTAAGCAAGATGAATCATATCTTCGATCCGTGGAACACAAGCGCTTCAGTTTCTCTCTACAACTTGTTGGCATATTATTAGCACTTGTTGTTAAGTCCAACCTCTTTTACTCCTTTGAGCATTGTGCATTTGTTCCAATGTGTCAAGATATATACTACAATTAAGATTTGTTTATaagatttatttgtttgttgGGCAATAGATATTAGATGGTTCTACGATTAGTTTTCACACACACGCATATATGTATTGGAACggcacttttatattttaaataaataaattaaaatacgaACAACCAATCAAACTAAacaattttatgatattttcatATAGGAATGACatctatataaaaataacttaagtgacttttaaatatttaattttagtaggATATACTAACAAATTTAAGTGATTTTTATTGTGACATCTCcttctatatattttaagttttatctATTAATATTGAGAATGAAATCGTGGTGATATATTTTCTATGTTCTACAAATAATGTTATTTTGATACATTTgacaaattaaaaatttcaagaaaatactagtatatgtttatttaatgtatattaataaaataaaaatgtttttgagTACAAATTTGTTGGTTATTTAGAAggaaaaaatatgtaaaaatcacATTTGAAATGTAGAATGacattctttttgaaaaaaaaatagaatgatatttttgtgaaaataaggAGTTAATATTAGTAGGCTAGTAGCAATTTACCAATGCAAATTAAGGAAAGTTGTTTCGCCAAAGATCTCGAAGCAAGGAATGCAACTACCATTACCACAATAGAGCCAACTTGCATTTGCTTCCCATATAACAACACTTATCCGTCACTCTATAAATACCCTCTCTTCCTATTATCACTTCCTCACCACAGCAGAACAAGCCATATacttacatattttataattcaagacaagaaaaataaattcatacGTTTTTGTGTAAACTGAGAATTCTTACTTATCGTATCCATAATGATCAAAATGGTATTGGTATTGCCGTATGTGTTCGTGGTTCTAACTATTATTTCAGTGGATCTTAGGATCACTCAAGCCACATCTCGTGTCACTTTTCACGAGTCGTCCATTGCTGATTTCCATCAACAATGGATGATCCAGTTCTCTCGAGTTTATAGCAGCGAATCCGAGAAACAGACGAGGCTTAAAGTGTTCAAGAAAAACTTGGAGTTCATTGAGAACTTCAATACTAAGGGGGATCAAAGCTACAAACTTGGTGTCAACGATTTCACTGATTGGACAGAAGAGGAGTTCCTAGCCACCCACACCGGTCTCAGTGACATTAACGTAACTTCACCATCCAAAGGGATTAACGAAACAATGTCATCTTGGAATTGGAACGTTAGTAATCTTGTCAGCGATAGCAAAGACTGGAGAATGGAAGGAGCTGTAACACCTGTCAAAGTGCAAGGAGAATGTGGTAAGCTTGAtggaattatatatattataaatagtcTCTACAGATTGGAAAACAATGTAGTAAATGGCTGGATTAGTACAAAACTTAGTACCCAAGTAAGGGTGATCATTCTAGGTTTATAGACTTTACCAATGCGATATTCATTTTATAACAATCAAATAACCCTTCTATGGACAGGTGGTTGTTGGGCGTTCTCAGCGGTTGCAGCGGTAGAAGGTCTGACAAAGATTGCCCGAGGAAATCTCGTATCACT
The nucleotide sequence above comes from Brassica napus cultivar Da-Ae chromosome A9, Da-Ae, whole genome shotgun sequence. Encoded proteins:
- the LOC106367419 gene encoding heme oxygenase 1, chloroplastic-like, with product MAYLAPISPSLSIFKNPQLTSFHFAFSPPKPLLARPGNQNLRMSTNKTSVVIAATTAPAASEKQKKRYPGESKGFVEEMRFVAMKLHTKEQAKEGEKETKSPEERPVAKWEPTVDGYLRFLVDSKFVYDTLEELQATSPTYAEFKNTGLERSEKLAIDLEWFKEQGYEIPEPTAPGKTYSQYLKDLAEKDPQAFICHFYNIYFAHSAGGRMIGRKVAERILEGRELEFYKWDGELSQLLQNVREKLNKVAQEWTREEKNHCLEETDKSFKYSGEILRLILS
- the LOC106367418 gene encoding ervatamin-B-like; translated protein: MIKMVLVLPYVFVVLTIISVDLRITQATSRVTFHESSIADFHQQWMIQFSRVYSSESEKQTRLKVFKKNLEFIENFNTKGDQSYKLGVNDFTDWTEEEFLATHTGLSDINVTSPSKGINETMSSWNWNVSNLVSDSKDWRMEGAVTPVKVQGECGGCWAFSAVAAVEGLTKIARGNLVSLSEQQLLDCARPGNNGCNGGTMQNAFNYIVSNRGISSEDAYPYKVKDGSCGSNAKPAMQITGFKDVPQNNERALLEAVSRQPVSVGIAGRGDSFIHYSSGVYNAPDCGTTVTHAVTIVGYGTSPEGIKYWLAKNSWGETWGERGYIRLRRDVEWPQGMCGVAQYASYPVA